The following are encoded in a window of Carya illinoinensis cultivar Pawnee chromosome 15, C.illinoinensisPawnee_v1, whole genome shotgun sequence genomic DNA:
- the LOC122297615 gene encoding blue copper protein, with the protein MASFNAGVVCALLVLCMFVPSLATVYTVGDTSGWAIGTDYSTWTSGKTFAVGDSLVFNYGGGHTVDEVSASDYNTCTVGNSISSDSSGATTIPLKTAGTHYFICGVVGHCGSGMKLAVTVGKASDTAPSGTGTPSTPAVNTPTTTTPTTTTSTHSSSGTTLSPIVALFVTAWSTFSALALT; encoded by the exons ATGGCCAGCTTCAATGCCGGAGTTGTGTGTGCATTGTTAGTGTTGTGCATGTTTGTGCCAAGCTTGGCCACTGTTTACACCGTTGGAGATACCTCTGGTTGGGCCATAGGTACTGATTATAGCACCTGGACTAGTGGCAAGACCTTTGCAGTTGGCGATAGCCTTG TCTTCAACTATGGAGGTGGACATACGGTGGATGAAGTGAGCGCTAGCGACTACAACACGTGCACTGTGGGCAATTCCATCTCCTCCGATAGTAGTGGCGCCACCACCATCCCTCTCAAGACTGCCGGGACTCACTACTTCATTTGTGGTGTTGTTGGCCATTGTGGGAGTGGCATGAAGCTTGCTGTGACTGTTGGTAAAGCATCAGACACTGCACCATCTGGAACAGGAACACCATCCACACCAGCGGTTAACACGCCTACCACCACTacccccaccaccaccacctcaaCACATTCGTCTTCAGGGACTACCCTCTCCCCTATTGTGGCTCTATTTGTTACTGCCTGGTCTACTTTTTCTGCGTTGGCTCTCACATAA
- the LOC122296610 gene encoding classical arabinogalactan protein 10-like produces the protein MAYSGFVWMMLLFALVAGSAFAQGPGAAPTMYPPASSPKAAPPTSHTSTPTPSPTMSPPARSAPAPSLAPTSITTPPTGAPSSSPPAPPTSTPAKAPVSGPSISAPASSESPASTPGNGAAFNTVSVTGSVASVILAATLLL, from the coding sequence ATGGCTTACTCTGGTTTTGTGTGGATGATGCTGCTTTTCGCTTTAGTGGCTGGTTCGGCTTTTGCTCAAGGTCCGGGAGCGGCGCCGACCATGTACCCGCCGGCTTCTTCTCCTAAAGCTGCTCCTCCTACGTCTCACACCTCGACCCCTACTCCTTCTCCCACTATGTCTCCACCAGCCCGATCCGCTCCCGCTCCCTCTCTCGCTCCGACCTCCATTACCACGCCGCCCACCGGTGCTCCGTCCAGCTCGCCTCCGGCTCCTCCCACATCAACTCCTGCTAAAGCTCCGGTTTCGGGCCCCTCGATAAGCGCACCGGCGTCGTCTGAGTCTCCAGCCAGTACTCCTGGCAATGGCGCAGCCTTTAACACAGTCTCCGTCACAGGATCTGTAGCTTCGGTCATCTTAGCTGCAACTTTGTTGCTGTAG